A portion of the Leifsonia sp. EB41 genome contains these proteins:
- a CDS encoding carbohydrate ABC transporter permease gives MSTDTAAPAATARPTAEATPPRPGGAPRRGRRTVQQRNRPLWMLLPGGILMLLVIIVPFVFAIVISTLDLDMYTLRDWVSAPFIGLGNYIEAITSTPLLQSIWISVSFAVIAAVVTLPIGVAAALATQNAFRGRALVRSLFLVPYVLPGFVVGTFWHTMLQPHGIVDTVLGNLGIHTGLWLNGPLSYWTLVGVQIWSSWPFFYLLVLAGLQSVENEVHEAAALDGAGWWAKLRSVILPHLRGPIALALIISLLHNINGFTLPFVLFGVPAPADVNVLPVLTYVTSFQSFRFGLSAAMAVFSLILILIPLFIYLRAVRLDTGDDRKEKTA, from the coding sequence ATGTCCACCGACACCGCGGCCCCGGCCGCGACCGCCCGCCCGACCGCGGAGGCGACCCCTCCGCGGCCGGGCGGGGCGCCCCGCCGGGGCCGCCGTACCGTGCAGCAGCGCAACCGGCCGCTCTGGATGCTGCTGCCCGGCGGCATCCTCATGCTGCTGGTCATCATCGTCCCGTTCGTGTTCGCGATCGTCATCTCGACGCTCGACCTCGACATGTACACGCTGCGCGACTGGGTCTCCGCGCCGTTCATCGGGCTCGGGAACTACATCGAGGCGATCACCTCCACCCCGCTGCTGCAGTCCATCTGGATCAGCGTCTCGTTCGCCGTGATCGCGGCCGTCGTGACCCTGCCGATCGGTGTCGCCGCGGCGTTGGCGACGCAGAACGCTTTCCGGGGCCGGGCGCTGGTGCGCTCGCTGTTCCTGGTGCCGTACGTGCTGCCCGGCTTCGTCGTCGGCACCTTCTGGCACACCATGCTGCAGCCGCACGGGATCGTGGACACGGTCCTCGGCAACCTCGGCATCCACACCGGGCTCTGGCTCAACGGGCCGCTCAGCTACTGGACGCTCGTCGGCGTGCAGATCTGGTCGTCCTGGCCGTTCTTCTACCTGCTGGTGCTCGCCGGTCTGCAGTCGGTCGAGAACGAGGTCCACGAGGCCGCCGCGCTCGACGGCGCCGGCTGGTGGGCGAAGCTGCGCTCCGTCATCCTGCCGCACCTGCGCGGGCCGATCGCGCTGGCGCTGATCATCTCCCTGCTGCACAACATCAACGGGTTCACGCTGCCGTTCGTGCTCTTCGGAGTCCCGGCTCCCGCGGACGTCAACGTCCTCCCGGTGCTGACCTACGTGACCAGCTTCCAGAGCTTCCGCTTCGGGCTGAGCGCGGCGATGGCGGTGTTCTCGCTGATCCTCATCCTGATCCCGCTGTTCATCTACCTGAGAGCGGTCCGGCTCGACACCGGCGACGACCGGAAGGAGAAGACGGCATGA
- a CDS encoding carbohydrate ABC transporter permease, whose product MTASAPTASTARTARRRGTGDVYRLLPRPLQAVIIAILLCVALLPIVYVLLSSVNSDIGVASGEFFPSSFNLDNYVKVWSTVALGNGLMNSVIVAGGVAIVCAFLAVATAYVLVRFAFRGRLTFLRSLLGLQSIPGTLMLLPVFVLFSSASSALGIPIIGTRWSLFVTYLTFALPFSTWVMVTYLRGLPRELEEAARIDGASSWRILTRIVLPLSWPGVVVSGIFAFLLGWNDVLFASVMTNPDTRTAAVALQVFTVAQEGGALPLYGQMMAASLICAVPVVALYLVFQRYLVGGLTAGGVK is encoded by the coding sequence ATGACCGCCTCCGCCCCCACCGCCTCCACTGCTCGCACTGCGCGCCGCCGCGGCACGGGAGACGTCTACCGGCTGCTGCCACGTCCGTTGCAGGCGGTCATCATCGCCATCCTGCTCTGCGTCGCGCTGTTGCCCATCGTGTACGTGCTGCTGTCGTCGGTGAACTCCGACATCGGCGTCGCGAGCGGCGAGTTCTTCCCGAGCTCGTTCAACCTCGACAACTACGTCAAGGTGTGGTCGACGGTCGCGCTCGGCAACGGGCTGATGAACAGCGTGATCGTCGCCGGAGGCGTCGCGATCGTGTGCGCGTTCCTCGCGGTCGCGACCGCGTACGTGCTGGTGCGGTTCGCGTTCCGCGGCCGGCTGACGTTCCTGCGCAGTCTGCTCGGGCTCCAGTCGATCCCCGGCACTCTCATGCTGCTGCCGGTGTTCGTGCTGTTCTCCTCGGCGTCGAGCGCTCTCGGCATCCCGATCATCGGCACGAGGTGGTCGCTGTTCGTCACCTACCTGACGTTCGCGCTGCCGTTCTCGACGTGGGTCATGGTGACCTACCTGCGCGGGCTGCCGCGCGAGCTGGAGGAGGCCGCACGCATCGACGGGGCGTCGTCGTGGCGCATCCTGACGCGGATCGTGCTGCCGCTGAGCTGGCCGGGCGTGGTCGTCTCCGGGATCTTCGCCTTCCTGCTCGGCTGGAACGACGTGCTGTTCGCCTCGGTGATGACCAACCCGGACACGCGCACGGCGGCCGTCGCGCTCCAAGTGTTCACCGTGGCGCAGGAGGGTGGAGCCCTGCCGCTCTACGGGCAGATGATGGCGGCGTCGCTGATCTGTGCGGTGCCGGTCGTGGCCTTGTATCTGGTGTTCCAGCGCTACCTCGTCGGCGGGCTGACCGCTGGCGGGGTTAAGTGA
- a CDS encoding ABC transporter substrate-binding protein gives MRSRFALGAVAGLAVLGLALTGCSSSGAGSNPSSTAVDGKGRTLTVYTGVSGLYPQQQKEWFSELQAQFTKETGANLAFDTFASSNDELTKIQTSVVSGQGPDVYALGTTFTPTAFATGAFVKLTDADWTKVGGRDRFVPASLGMSGPDAKNQIAVPLAQRPFVMAYNKDLLKAAGIDKPATTWDDFASQAKKLTTGDTYGVAVGYADNYDPWKFIWAMSQQGGNPILDLKTNKARLDDPITQKAYETYFGWLTQQKAVDPAAVGWKNPQAVAAFAAGKAAYLPMVSASSMEALDSSAVAGKYAYALMPTVTPGKTANPSNGKPAASIVSGDNLVVASYSKNQDLAFAYINMVTRADMQTKEFKLLGDLPSNAQAAADLQKSTPIIAPIVDAIGKSVATPFTGAWGDTQLALTNVVVQSIPNLSNGSVSSSELSGLLKTAQSTAQGSLDKAKK, from the coding sequence ATGAGATCACGTTTCGCGCTCGGCGCGGTCGCCGGCCTGGCCGTTCTCGGCCTCGCACTGACCGGATGCTCGTCCTCCGGCGCCGGATCGAACCCCAGCTCCACGGCCGTCGACGGGAAAGGGCGCACGCTCACCGTCTACACCGGGGTGAGCGGGCTCTATCCGCAGCAGCAGAAGGAGTGGTTCTCGGAGCTCCAGGCCCAGTTCACGAAAGAGACCGGGGCGAACCTGGCCTTCGACACCTTCGCCAGCTCCAACGACGAGCTCACCAAGATCCAGACCTCGGTCGTCTCCGGGCAAGGCCCCGACGTCTACGCCCTCGGCACCACGTTCACGCCCACCGCCTTCGCGACGGGCGCGTTCGTCAAGCTCACCGACGCCGACTGGACCAAGGTCGGCGGCCGCGACCGCTTCGTCCCCGCGTCGCTCGGCATGTCCGGGCCGGACGCCAAGAACCAGATCGCGGTGCCGCTCGCGCAGCGCCCGTTCGTCATGGCGTACAACAAAGACCTCCTGAAGGCCGCCGGCATCGACAAGCCGGCCACTACCTGGGACGACTTCGCAAGCCAGGCCAAGAAGCTCACCACCGGCGACACGTACGGCGTCGCGGTCGGCTACGCCGACAACTACGACCCGTGGAAGTTCATCTGGGCGATGTCCCAGCAGGGCGGCAACCCCATCCTCGACCTGAAGACGAACAAGGCGCGCCTCGACGACCCGATCACGCAGAAGGCCTACGAGACCTACTTCGGCTGGCTCACCCAGCAGAAGGCCGTCGACCCGGCCGCGGTCGGCTGGAAGAACCCGCAGGCCGTCGCGGCGTTCGCGGCGGGCAAGGCCGCCTACCTGCCGATGGTGTCGGCCAGCTCGATGGAGGCGCTGGACAGCTCGGCCGTCGCCGGCAAGTACGCGTACGCGCTGATGCCGACTGTGACGCCGGGCAAGACCGCCAACCCGTCCAACGGCAAGCCGGCGGCGAGCATCGTCTCGGGTGACAACCTCGTGGTCGCCTCCTACTCGAAGAACCAGGACCTGGCCTTCGCCTACATCAACATGGTGACCCGCGCCGACATGCAGACCAAGGAGTTCAAGCTCCTCGGCGACCTGCCGTCGAACGCGCAGGCCGCCGCGGACCTGCAGAAGTCCACGCCGATCATCGCGCCGATCGTCGACGCGATCGGCAAGTCCGTCGCGACGCCGTTCACGGGCGCCTGGGGCGACACCCAGCTCGCGCTGACCAACGTGGTGGTGCAGTCGATCCCGAACCTGTCGAACGGGTCGGTCAGCAGCTCCGAGCTGTCCGGGCTGCTGAAGACCGCGCAGTCGACGGCCCAGGGCTCGCTGGACAAGGCCAAGAAGTAA
- a CDS encoding Gfo/Idh/MocA family protein encodes MSTETTTLNVAIVGCGIIGLNHARAILRHPALRLSALVDAVPAAATALADQLVSDFGADRVAEFTSLSAALAGAPIDIVVICTPSGLHVVLAEEALAAGKHVVIEKPLDVSLPRAREILALSRRAEQDGLVVSVISQHRFDPASLVVAGAAHSGAFGRLTSGLASVAWWRSQEYYDSGQWRGTWELDGGGAVMNQGVHTVDLLVWFLGQPVEIDARTALLAHERVEVEDIAVATIRFESGALAVLHATTAAYPGLSVRLQVHGDRGSAIIDDDQLEYFGTADTDGNRAADLVPASDLRGGDRGPDQFVIGHFRQYDDIVEAIREHRAPGVTVADAFLSLAVVRAVYLSATLGRPVLLDDVLDGSLDDVEVTTGVRA; translated from the coding sequence ATGAGCACGGAAACCACCACCCTGAACGTGGCCATCGTCGGCTGCGGCATCATCGGCCTCAACCACGCCCGCGCGATCCTCCGGCATCCCGCGCTGAGGCTCTCAGCGCTCGTGGACGCTGTCCCGGCGGCCGCCACGGCGCTCGCCGACCAGCTCGTGTCCGACTTCGGCGCGGACCGCGTCGCGGAGTTCACATCGCTGTCGGCGGCGCTCGCCGGGGCGCCCATCGACATCGTCGTGATCTGCACGCCGAGCGGCCTCCATGTCGTGCTCGCCGAGGAGGCGCTCGCCGCAGGCAAGCACGTGGTCATCGAGAAGCCGCTCGACGTCTCGCTGCCGCGCGCCCGGGAGATCCTCGCGTTGTCCCGCCGTGCCGAGCAGGACGGCCTGGTCGTCTCGGTGATCAGCCAGCACCGTTTCGACCCGGCGTCCCTGGTGGTCGCCGGCGCCGCCCACTCCGGAGCCTTCGGACGCCTGACCAGCGGACTCGCCTCCGTCGCCTGGTGGCGCAGCCAGGAGTACTACGACTCCGGCCAGTGGCGCGGCACCTGGGAGCTCGACGGCGGGGGAGCGGTGATGAACCAGGGCGTCCACACCGTCGACCTGCTCGTCTGGTTCCTCGGGCAGCCCGTCGAGATCGACGCGCGCACCGCCCTGCTCGCCCACGAGCGCGTGGAGGTCGAGGACATCGCTGTGGCGACGATCCGCTTCGAGTCGGGCGCGCTGGCCGTACTGCACGCCACAACCGCCGCCTACCCCGGCCTGTCGGTGCGCCTGCAGGTGCACGGCGACCGCGGCTCTGCGATCATCGACGACGACCAGCTCGAGTACTTCGGCACGGCGGACACCGACGGCAACCGTGCCGCCGACCTCGTGCCGGCGAGCGACCTGCGCGGCGGCGACCGCGGCCCCGACCAGTTCGTGATCGGGCACTTCCGGCAGTACGACGACATCGTGGAGGCCATCCGCGAGCACCGTGCGCCGGGGGTCACCGTCGCGGACGCGTTCCTCTCGCTGGCGGTCGTCCGCGCCGTGTACCTGTCGGCCACGCTCGGCCGCCCCGTGCTGCTGGACGACGTGTTGGACGGCTCGCTCGACGACGTCGAGGTCACGACGGGGGTGCGCGCATGA
- a CDS encoding sugar phosphate isomerase/epimerase family protein, with amino-acid sequence MTDTIRPTWALSGFGDEIDPDPAVQIAVLQALGANHIEVRSAWGVNIVDLDDEQLDRLAGILAERGMRVSAIASPIGKVDVALPVEHEVERLGRAIRAAKRLDAGYIRLFSFYRSEGVPVEDIRDAVLTRMRALADAAEAAGVVLLHENEKDIYGDTPERCLDIVESVGSPALKLAWDSANFVQVGVPGPFTDGYALLRPHLEYLQVKDALAATSEVTPAGEGDGQLLETLTALRDDGYTGFASLEPHLTDVNALGGFSGPAAFGVAGRALRRLTDQIGVTLA; translated from the coding sequence GTGACTGACACAATCCGACCCACCTGGGCACTATCCGGCTTCGGCGACGAGATCGACCCCGACCCTGCGGTGCAGATCGCGGTCCTGCAGGCGCTGGGCGCCAACCACATCGAGGTGCGCAGCGCCTGGGGAGTCAACATCGTCGACCTCGACGACGAGCAGCTCGACCGGCTCGCGGGCATCCTCGCCGAGCGCGGGATGCGCGTCTCGGCGATCGCCTCGCCGATCGGCAAGGTCGACGTCGCGCTGCCCGTCGAGCACGAGGTGGAGCGGCTGGGGCGCGCGATTCGCGCGGCCAAGCGCCTGGACGCCGGGTACATCCGGCTGTTCTCCTTCTACCGCTCAGAGGGTGTTCCGGTGGAGGACATCCGCGACGCTGTGCTGACGCGCATGCGGGCCCTCGCCGACGCGGCCGAGGCCGCCGGGGTGGTGCTGCTGCACGAGAACGAGAAGGACATCTACGGCGACACCCCCGAGCGCTGCCTCGACATCGTGGAGTCGGTCGGGTCGCCCGCGCTGAAGCTCGCCTGGGACAGCGCCAACTTCGTCCAGGTCGGCGTGCCCGGACCGTTCACCGACGGCTACGCGCTGCTTCGCCCGCACCTGGAGTACCTGCAGGTGAAGGATGCGCTGGCGGCGACCTCCGAGGTCACGCCCGCAGGAGAGGGCGACGGCCAGCTCCTGGAGACCCTCACCGCGTTGCGCGACGACGGCTACACCGGCTTCGCCTCGCTGGAGCCCCACCTCACCGACGTCAACGCCCTCGGCGGCTTCTCGGGACCGGCGGCGTTCGGCGTCGCCGGCCGCGCCCTCCGCCGCCTCACCGACCAGATCGGAGTCACCCTCGCATGA
- the uxaC gene encoding glucuronate isomerase, producing MTALAPHPDRLFPADPAERDLARRLHAAVADAPIYSPHGHVPAAMLADDQPFPDPAALLITPDHYVTRMLHAVGVPLHDLGLARDGVPSPASGRAIWRTLCEHWDAFLGTPVRFWFESEFSEVFGLTEQPSAQNADALYDQLTATLATPEFRPRALFDRFRIAVLATTDDPADDLEAHARLAADPTFTGRVIPTFRADRYMHPDESGWAGRLDRLAARADVDTSSYAGLLEALRVRRAAFAAAGGTATDTGVIDTGSEPLAEAEAARIHRAALDGSITAAEAIAYRRNLLYRLAEMSAEDGLVMQLHPGVHRNHHRPTFDAYGPDTGHDLPAVTSFTEPLTPILRDFGTNPTFRIVLFTVDETTFSREIAPLAGFYPSVYAGAPWWFLDTPAAILRYRRAITDSAGFSKTSGFIDDTRAFCSIPARHDMSRRVDASFLASLVVTHQLAEEDAFALAQRLVDDIPRTTFRLG from the coding sequence ATGACCGCGCTCGCCCCGCACCCCGACCGGCTCTTCCCCGCCGACCCCGCCGAGCGCGACCTGGCGAGGCGGCTGCACGCGGCCGTCGCGGACGCGCCGATCTACTCCCCGCACGGCCACGTGCCGGCGGCGATGCTGGCCGACGACCAGCCCTTCCCCGACCCGGCGGCGCTGCTGATCACGCCCGACCACTACGTGACGCGGATGCTGCACGCGGTGGGTGTTCCGCTCCACGACCTCGGGCTCGCGCGCGACGGCGTGCCGTCCCCCGCCTCCGGCCGCGCGATCTGGCGCACCCTCTGCGAGCACTGGGACGCCTTCCTCGGCACCCCGGTGCGGTTCTGGTTCGAGTCGGAGTTCAGCGAGGTGTTCGGGCTCACCGAGCAGCCGTCCGCGCAGAACGCCGACGCCCTCTACGACCAGCTCACTGCCACGCTGGCGACGCCGGAGTTCCGCCCGCGCGCCCTGTTCGACCGGTTCCGGATCGCGGTGCTCGCGACGACCGACGACCCGGCCGACGACCTGGAGGCGCACGCGCGCCTCGCCGCCGACCCGACCTTCACGGGACGGGTGATACCGACCTTCCGCGCCGACCGGTACATGCATCCGGACGAGTCCGGCTGGGCCGGCCGGCTCGACCGCCTGGCCGCCCGCGCCGACGTGGACACGTCGAGCTACGCGGGGCTGCTGGAGGCGCTCCGCGTCCGCCGCGCCGCGTTCGCCGCCGCGGGCGGCACCGCCACCGACACCGGCGTGATCGACACGGGCAGCGAACCGCTGGCGGAGGCGGAGGCCGCCCGCATCCACCGCGCCGCCCTCGACGGCTCGATCACCGCCGCCGAGGCCATCGCCTATCGTCGCAACCTGCTCTACCGTCTTGCCGAGATGTCGGCGGAGGACGGCCTGGTCATGCAGCTCCACCCCGGCGTGCACCGGAACCACCACCGGCCGACGTTCGACGCGTACGGCCCCGACACCGGCCACGACCTGCCGGCGGTCACCTCCTTCACCGAGCCGCTCACGCCGATCCTGCGCGACTTCGGCACGAACCCGACCTTCCGGATCGTGCTGTTCACCGTGGACGAGACGACCTTCTCGCGCGAGATCGCGCCGCTCGCCGGCTTCTACCCATCGGTCTACGCGGGCGCGCCGTGGTGGTTCCTCGACACCCCGGCGGCGATCCTCCGCTACCGCCGCGCGATCACCGACAGCGCGGGCTTCAGCAAGACCAGCGGGTTCATCGACGACACCAGGGCGTTCTGCTCGATCCCCGCGCGGCACGACATGTCGCGCCGGGTGGACGCGTCCTTCCTGGCCTCCCTCGTCGTCACGCACCAGCTCGCCGAGGAGGACGCCTTCGCCCTGGCTCAGCGGCTGGTGGACGACATCCCGCGCACCACCTTCCGGCTGGGCTGA
- a CDS encoding sugar phosphate isomerase/epimerase family protein translates to MKFSVFTASTPDWTPEQAARTIAAQGWDGIEWRVVDQQPADEPSFWAGNRSTWPLTGLEESLPEIARLTREAGLEFSGLGGYAGCGDHANVDRMLAATAELGARQVRVTMPRSDLGDYRELFAAARSDMERAASVAASLGVKALVELHHETITPSASAALRLLDGLDPEAVGVIHDLGNLLIEGQERTLSALQLLGPYLAHVHVKNVQWLRGEPEADGTARWRHDWAPLREGVGDVDAYFRALHEFGYDGWVTCEDFSTAVPLEERTRGNLAYLRDVEARTRDAVPA, encoded by the coding sequence ATGAAGTTCTCCGTCTTCACCGCCTCAACGCCGGACTGGACGCCCGAGCAGGCCGCGCGCACCATCGCGGCGCAGGGCTGGGACGGCATCGAGTGGCGCGTCGTCGACCAGCAGCCAGCCGACGAGCCCAGCTTCTGGGCGGGCAACCGCTCCACTTGGCCGCTGACCGGGCTGGAGGAGTCCCTCCCCGAGATCGCCCGCCTGACCCGGGAGGCCGGGCTGGAGTTCTCCGGCCTCGGCGGCTACGCGGGCTGCGGCGACCACGCGAACGTCGACCGGATGCTCGCCGCGACCGCCGAGCTCGGCGCGCGCCAGGTGCGCGTCACCATGCCGCGCTCCGACCTCGGCGACTACCGCGAGCTGTTCGCCGCCGCGCGCAGCGACATGGAGCGTGCGGCCTCCGTCGCCGCGTCGCTCGGCGTGAAGGCCCTGGTGGAGCTGCACCACGAGACCATCACGCCCTCGGCCTCCGCCGCGCTCCGGCTGCTCGACGGGCTCGACCCGGAGGCGGTCGGCGTCATCCACGACCTCGGCAACCTGCTGATCGAGGGCCAGGAGCGCACTCTCTCGGCCCTCCAGCTCCTCGGCCCGTACCTCGCGCACGTGCACGTCAAGAACGTGCAGTGGCTGCGGGGCGAGCCGGAGGCGGACGGCACGGCGCGCTGGCGGCACGACTGGGCGCCGCTGCGCGAGGGTGTGGGAGACGTGGACGCCTACTTCCGCGCGCTGCACGAGTTCGGCTATGACGGGTGGGTGACCTGCGAGGACTTCTCCACCGCGGTTCCGCTCGAGGAGCGCACCCGCGGCAATCTGGCCTACCTCCGGGACGTGGAGGCGCGCACGCGCGACGCGGTGCCGGCATGA
- a CDS encoding mannitol dehydrogenase family protein, protein MTQPHPAGAAPSIASGRQVRHPVRVAHLGLGAFHRAHQAWYTQRANEAADPGSDGAGWGIAAFTGRSPVAARVLAAQDAVYTLIERGPDGDAATVVEALSSVHDGADTAAWRRVLADPAVGVLTLTVTEAGYRPGSTAPARVLDGLRARFEAGAGGIAVVSCDNLPDNGAVIRDAVLALAEPGSDLDAWIRSEVSFVSSMVDRITPATTDSDREAALRLTGLADAAPVVTEPFAEWVIAGDFPAGRPDWEAAGAQFVDDIAPYERRKLWLLNAGHSLLAYHGLAAGLRTVAEAVADPALSAELELLWSEQRTELPFDAATVDDALAALRSRFGNARIEHRLAQIASDGSQKLGPRILDPLRARRASGREPGAAQLGVLAAWSRHLAGSDVRDPGADAVVSALRDAHTPHDRAAAVLAALAPDLTDLIEPLADRIAAAEPTTPQGAHA, encoded by the coding sequence ATGACCCAGCCCCACCCGGCGGGCGCGGCTCCCTCCATCGCCTCGGGCCGCCAGGTGCGCCACCCCGTGCGGGTGGCGCACCTGGGGCTGGGCGCGTTCCACCGCGCGCACCAGGCCTGGTACACGCAGCGTGCGAACGAGGCCGCGGACCCGGGCAGCGACGGAGCGGGCTGGGGCATCGCCGCCTTCACCGGCCGCAGCCCCGTGGCTGCGCGGGTGCTCGCCGCGCAGGACGCCGTCTACACCCTCATCGAGCGCGGCCCGGACGGCGACGCCGCGACCGTCGTGGAGGCGCTCAGCAGCGTCCACGACGGCGCCGACACGGCGGCGTGGCGGCGCGTCCTCGCCGACCCTGCGGTCGGCGTGCTGACGCTCACCGTGACAGAGGCCGGCTACCGCCCGGGTTCGACCGCACCCGCGCGGGTGCTCGACGGCCTGCGCGCGCGATTCGAGGCGGGCGCGGGCGGCATCGCCGTCGTGAGCTGCGACAACCTCCCGGACAACGGCGCCGTGATCCGCGACGCCGTGCTCGCCCTCGCCGAGCCGGGCTCCGACCTGGACGCCTGGATCCGCAGCGAGGTCTCCTTCGTCTCCTCGATGGTCGATCGCATCACGCCGGCCACCACCGACTCCGACCGGGAGGCCGCCCTGCGGCTCACCGGCCTGGCGGACGCCGCGCCGGTGGTCACCGAGCCGTTCGCGGAGTGGGTGATCGCGGGCGACTTCCCCGCGGGCCGGCCAGACTGGGAGGCCGCCGGTGCGCAGTTCGTGGACGACATCGCCCCGTACGAGCGCCGCAAGCTCTGGCTCCTGAACGCCGGGCACTCGCTGCTGGCCTATCACGGCCTCGCCGCCGGCCTCCGCACGGTCGCCGAAGCGGTCGCCGACCCGGCGCTCTCCGCCGAATTGGAGCTGCTCTGGAGCGAGCAGCGCACCGAGCTGCCCTTCGACGCCGCCACCGTCGACGACGCGCTGGCCGCGCTGCGCTCGCGCTTCGGCAACGCGCGCATCGAGCACCGCCTGGCGCAGATCGCGTCGGACGGCTCGCAGAAGCTCGGCCCGCGCATCCTCGACCCGCTGCGCGCCCGCCGGGCCTCCGGACGAGAACCGGGCGCCGCGCAGCTCGGCGTCCTTGCGGCCTGGAGCAGGCACCTGGCCGGCTCGGACGTCCGCGACCCGGGCGCCGACGCCGTGGTGTCCGCCCTGCGCGACGCGCACACGCCTCACGACCGCGCCGCCGCCGTGCTGGCCGCGCTCGCCCCCGATCTCACCGATCTGATCGAACCGCTCGCCGACCGTATCGCGGCGGCCGAACCCACCACGCCCCAAGGAGCACACGCATGA
- a CDS encoding LacI family DNA-binding transcriptional regulator: protein MSPQLRGYPDGTDRPATLADVAAASGVATSTASRALANPGRVNAITRERIERAARELNYIPNSQARALTSGRTRCIAVLVSDVTNPFYFGIIRGTQQQLKAAGYTQLLVDTEESDELEDGMLHKLRPSFDGAILAASRLTDRRLTALAAEVPIVAINRQTRGVANVFIDTPNGVEQAVGHLASLGHSSIVYASGPETSWSNERRWRALVRAAERYDVETLRVGPFAPRQYAGAAAADAVLHAGATACIAFNDLLAIGMLARFRERGVDVPGDVSLVGCDDIFGADFCNPPLTTLTAPIEQAGRTAVAMLLARLDESAAPVSRQGATLPTHLTVRASTGPAPASHPSTKGRG, encoded by the coding sequence ATGAGCCCTCAGCTTCGCGGGTATCCCGACGGCACGGACCGCCCGGCCACCCTCGCCGACGTGGCCGCCGCCAGCGGCGTCGCCACCTCGACCGCCTCCCGAGCCCTCGCCAATCCGGGCCGCGTCAACGCGATCACGCGCGAACGGATCGAGCGCGCGGCCCGGGAGCTGAACTACATCCCGAATTCGCAGGCCAGGGCCCTCACCAGCGGCCGGACCCGGTGCATCGCCGTGCTGGTCTCCGACGTGACCAACCCGTTCTACTTCGGCATCATCCGGGGCACGCAGCAGCAGCTCAAGGCCGCCGGCTACACGCAGCTCCTGGTCGACACTGAGGAGTCCGACGAACTCGAGGACGGGATGCTGCACAAGCTGCGCCCGTCGTTCGACGGCGCGATCCTCGCCGCCTCCCGCCTGACCGACCGGCGGCTGACGGCGCTCGCGGCCGAGGTGCCGATCGTGGCGATCAACCGGCAGACCCGCGGCGTCGCCAACGTCTTCATCGACACCCCCAACGGCGTCGAACAGGCCGTCGGGCACCTGGCGTCGCTCGGGCACAGCTCGATCGTCTACGCCTCGGGTCCGGAGACTTCGTGGTCGAACGAGCGACGGTGGCGCGCGCTCGTCCGCGCGGCCGAGCGCTACGACGTGGAGACCCTCCGGGTCGGCCCGTTCGCGCCGCGCCAGTACGCGGGGGCGGCGGCGGCCGACGCCGTCCTGCACGCCGGCGCGACGGCCTGCATCGCCTTCAACGACCTCCTGGCGATCGGGATGCTGGCCCGCTTCCGCGAGCGCGGCGTCGACGTGCCGGGCGACGTCTCGCTCGTCGGCTGCGACGACATCTTCGGAGCCGACTTCTGCAACCCGCCGCTGACCACCCTGACCGCCCCGATCGAGCAGGCCGGCCGCACCGCGGTCGCCATGCTGCTCGCCCGGCTGGACGAGAGCGCCGCCCCGGTCAGCAGGCAGGGAGCGACGCTCCCCACGCACCTCACGGTCCGGGCCTCCACTGGTCCCGCGCCCGCTTCGCACCCCTCGACGAAAGGACGCGGATGA